Proteins found in one Promicromonospora sukumoe genomic segment:
- a CDS encoding TetR/AcrR family transcriptional regulator → MVTPRTLRTRARILDAALDLFERQGYGSTTVNQIAEAAGVTPMTFFRHFPTKDAVLVTDPYDPLIAEAVGMQPATLPPLERVRLGLLAALGDITPTEDATARRRVALVAREPSLRAAVAMGTQATQDAIAARLLADDVDRLEATIAASVCLAAVTAALLEWGSAPADVTLAELVRRALAQLAPSGTPS, encoded by the coding sequence GTGGTCACACCTCGCACGCTCCGCACCCGGGCACGCATCCTCGACGCGGCACTGGATCTCTTCGAGCGCCAGGGTTACGGCTCGACCACGGTGAACCAGATCGCCGAGGCCGCCGGCGTCACCCCGATGACATTCTTCCGGCACTTCCCGACCAAGGACGCGGTGCTGGTCACCGACCCCTACGACCCGCTCATCGCCGAGGCGGTCGGCATGCAACCAGCCACGCTGCCACCTCTGGAACGGGTGCGGCTCGGACTGCTCGCCGCGCTCGGGGACATCACACCCACCGAGGACGCCACGGCCAGGCGCCGGGTCGCGCTCGTCGCGCGCGAGCCGTCCCTGCGGGCCGCCGTGGCGATGGGCACGCAGGCCACGCAGGACGCGATCGCGGCAAGGCTGCTCGCCGACGACGTCGACCGGCTGGAGGCAACCATCGCCGCCTCGGTGTGCCTCGCGGCCGTCACGGCGGCGCTGCTGGAGTGGGGTTCCGCCCCGGCCGACGTCACGCTAGCCGAACTCGTCCGCCGCGCCCTGGCGCAGCTCGCCCCGTCGGGAACGCCGTCATGA
- a CDS encoding ABC transporter ATP-binding protein codes for MTVPALMLDGVSHTFGGRPALDRLTLIVRPGRVVALIGLNGAGKTTALRALAGRLRPGHGTARVLGHDPVHLSGSLAARFGHVVDAPLVYPELSVTENLRCAARLHGLARPAAAATADATVDGLGLDPWRHARAATLSAGNRQRLGIGCATLHRPGALMLDEPTSALDPQGVVLVRALVRGLADDGAGVLVSSHHLDEVARIADEIVVLHAGRDVGRLEPGGTDLEQRFFAMVLDADADADAERVERIAEPRSHS; via the coding sequence ATGACGGTTCCGGCCCTGATGCTCGACGGCGTCTCGCACACCTTCGGCGGCCGGCCCGCCCTCGACCGGCTCACGCTCATCGTCCGCCCCGGGCGGGTCGTGGCCCTGATCGGCCTCAACGGCGCAGGGAAGACCACCGCCCTGCGCGCGCTCGCCGGCCGGCTGCGCCCAGGACACGGCACCGCCCGCGTCCTGGGCCACGACCCGGTTCACCTGTCCGGGTCACTGGCCGCGCGCTTCGGCCACGTGGTCGACGCCCCGCTGGTCTATCCGGAGCTGAGCGTCACCGAGAACCTGCGCTGCGCGGCCCGGCTGCACGGCCTGGCCCGCCCCGCGGCCGCGGCGACGGCGGACGCGACGGTCGACGGGCTCGGGCTGGACCCGTGGCGGCACGCACGCGCCGCGACGCTCTCGGCGGGCAACCGCCAGCGGCTCGGGATCGGCTGCGCGACGCTGCACCGGCCGGGCGCGCTGATGCTCGACGAACCCACCAGCGCCCTGGACCCGCAGGGTGTCGTCCTCGTGCGTGCCCTGGTGCGCGGTCTGGCCGACGACGGTGCCGGGGTTCTCGTCTCCAGCCATCACCTGGACGAGGTCGCGCGGATCGCGGACGAGATCGTGGTGCTGCACGCCGGGCGCGATGTCGGCCGCCTGGAACCCGGTGGCACCGACCTGGAGCAGCGGTTCTTCGCCATGGTGCTCGACGCCGACGCCGACGCCGACGCCGAACGCGTCGAGCGCATCGCCGAACCTCGGAGCCACTCATGA
- a CDS encoding ABC transporter permease: MTGLAALRAALAVETLKLRRSVVARMATALLVVLVPLGSMGVVALARSPQAVGPTAAKLADYATGDPATTHLVVCAQVLSVAALAAGGFYVAWSFGRELESGTAGALFGLAVPRGVVALAKCLVALAWIAGCVLLTVGLTLAVSAAVTTAQGAAFAGAWAGARTALLAGLLGGGLALPFAWVATVTRSQLGTVGALVGMVALTQIVVLLGGGTWFPYAAPSLWTGMGGSAAASAVRPPHLLLAAAVGPLAVVVVVQAWRRLTNV; this comes from the coding sequence ATGACCGGCCTCGCCGCGCTGCGCGCCGCCCTCGCCGTCGAGACGCTGAAGCTGCGCCGCTCCGTCGTCGCGCGCATGGCGACGGCGCTCCTCGTGGTGCTGGTGCCGCTCGGTTCGATGGGTGTGGTCGCGCTCGCGCGTTCCCCGCAGGCTGTCGGCCCGACGGCTGCCAAGCTCGCCGACTACGCCACCGGCGACCCCGCCACGACCCACCTGGTGGTCTGCGCCCAGGTCCTGTCCGTCGCCGCACTGGCCGCGGGCGGGTTCTATGTCGCCTGGTCGTTCGGGCGCGAGCTCGAGAGCGGTACCGCCGGTGCGCTGTTCGGGCTGGCCGTTCCGCGGGGCGTGGTCGCTCTGGCCAAGTGCCTGGTCGCCCTGGCCTGGATCGCCGGGTGCGTGCTGCTGACCGTCGGTCTGACCCTCGCGGTCTCGGCGGCCGTCACCACCGCGCAGGGCGCGGCCTTCGCGGGTGCTTGGGCCGGAGCGCGGACCGCCCTGCTCGCGGGGCTCCTCGGAGGCGGCCTGGCCCTGCCGTTCGCCTGGGTCGCCACCGTGACGCGCAGCCAGCTCGGCACCGTCGGCGCCCTGGTCGGCATGGTCGCACTCACCCAGATCGTGGTGCTCCTGGGCGGGGGAACCTGGTTCCCCTACGCAGCCCCATCACTGTGGACGGGGATGGGCGGTTCCGCGGCGGCATCCGCCGTCAGGCCTCCGCACCTGCTCCTTGCCGCCGCGGTCGGCCCGCTGGCCGTGGTGGTCGTCGTCCAGGCATGGCGGCGGCTCACGAACGTGTGA
- the nhaA gene encoding Na+/H+ antiporter NhaA translates to MPRTFSLSPVHRLRSWASRETTGGALLIAAALVALLWANSPWRQAYESLAATVVGPADIGPWHVHLDLSLSAWAADGLLAIFFFVVGVELKHEFVAGSLRSPREAGVPILAAVGGMAVPALVYVAVVIAAGDPAALHGWAIPTATDIAFALGVLAIFGRGLPVAIRTFLLTLAVVDDLLAIIVIAVFYTETISWWPLLGALACVALFAWQVRSRSPRWFVLLPVALVAWTLMHSSGVHATIAGVLLGFMVPAVARHGEVEPRTHTYEGLMRPVSQGLALPLFAFFAAGVSLLDGDGAGALLGQPVVAAIAAGLVLGKVAGVLGATALVTRLTPLRLPAGIGVRDLLPVGFLAGIGFTVSLLISELSFGDAAHADGAKIAVLGASVLAAILGAVSLRWDAHKARAADMNLDGVDDDVHDHIGDEARDTH, encoded by the coding sequence GTGCCCCGCACCTTTTCCCTTTCTCCTGTCCACCGCCTGCGTTCCTGGGCCTCCCGCGAGACCACGGGAGGGGCACTCCTGATCGCCGCGGCGCTCGTCGCGTTGCTCTGGGCGAACTCTCCCTGGCGGCAGGCGTACGAGTCGCTGGCCGCGACGGTGGTCGGCCCTGCTGATATCGGCCCCTGGCACGTGCACCTCGACCTGTCGCTCAGCGCGTGGGCGGCCGACGGGCTTCTGGCGATCTTCTTCTTCGTGGTCGGGGTCGAGCTCAAGCACGAGTTCGTGGCCGGCAGCCTGCGCAGCCCGCGCGAGGCGGGGGTCCCGATCCTCGCCGCGGTGGGCGGCATGGCCGTGCCCGCCCTGGTCTACGTGGCCGTGGTGATCGCAGCGGGTGACCCGGCGGCGTTGCACGGGTGGGCGATCCCGACCGCCACGGACATCGCGTTCGCCCTGGGGGTGCTCGCGATCTTCGGGCGCGGCCTGCCGGTCGCGATCCGGACGTTCTTGCTGACCCTGGCCGTGGTGGACGACCTGCTGGCGATCATCGTGATCGCCGTGTTCTACACCGAGACGATCAGCTGGTGGCCGCTGCTGGGCGCGCTGGCCTGCGTGGCGTTGTTCGCGTGGCAGGTCCGGTCGCGGTCCCCGCGCTGGTTCGTGCTGCTGCCCGTGGCGCTCGTCGCGTGGACCCTGATGCACTCCTCTGGCGTGCACGCCACGATCGCGGGTGTGCTGCTGGGCTTCATGGTGCCCGCCGTCGCGCGGCACGGCGAGGTCGAGCCCCGCACGCACACCTACGAGGGCTTGATGCGCCCGGTCTCCCAGGGGCTGGCGCTGCCGTTGTTCGCCTTCTTCGCCGCCGGGGTCTCGCTGCTCGACGGCGACGGCGCCGGTGCGCTGCTCGGTCAGCCGGTCGTGGCGGCCATCGCTGCCGGCCTCGTGCTGGGCAAGGTCGCCGGTGTGCTGGGTGCCACCGCGCTGGTCACGCGCCTGACACCGTTGCGCCTGCCGGCCGGGATCGGCGTACGCGACTTGCTGCCCGTCGGGTTCCTGGCCGGCATCGGGTTCACGGTGTCGCTGCTGATCAGCGAGCTCTCGTTCGGCGACGCCGCGCACGCCGACGGCGCCAAGATCGCCGTGCTCGGCGCGTCCGTGCTCGCCGCGATCCTCGGTGCGGTCTCGCTGCGCTGGGACGCGCACAAGGCCCGCGCCGCCGACATGAACCTCGACGGCGTCGACGACGACGTGCACGACCACATCGGTGACGAGGCGCGCGACACCCACTGA
- a CDS encoding glycosyltransferase, producing MHALIMSFGTRGDIQPYAALAGALARAGHDVTLAVPEPFAGLVPSGGPGTITHHPAGTTMLRLVQDVMPELSGPRDALQTLGVMTSAMRELNAECWAAARAARPDVVVHHPKTLTGPHIAEALGVPGVLSLPLPLFTPTREYAVPLFGSPRLGAWGNRASYAFNRMSGIMYSRMNNDFRRDLGLRPVRRLADPLRNRDGSPVHVLYPYSRHVLPVPADYPASAHVTGYWFLDQENGTTWEPPARLRQFLEAGDPPVYVGFGSMGFGKGADERRDVVVRALRHHGLRGIVATGWGGITPVDADADDILTIEGAPHDWLFDRVSAVVHHGGAGSTAAGLRAGRPTLVVPFLGDQPFWGARVHTTGAGPAPLPPRRLAQGLAERLGDLVGTAAYAERAAEIGTGIRSEDGLGRAVRVLEQVTGTTEVPEAGR from the coding sequence ATGCACGCCCTGATCATGTCGTTCGGTACCCGCGGGGACATCCAGCCGTACGCCGCGCTCGCCGGTGCCCTCGCCCGGGCGGGCCACGACGTCACCCTCGCTGTGCCGGAGCCGTTCGCCGGTCTCGTGCCGTCCGGCGGCCCCGGCACCATCACCCACCACCCGGCCGGCACCACGATGCTGCGGCTGGTCCAGGACGTCATGCCGGAGCTGAGCGGACCGCGGGACGCGCTCCAGACCCTCGGCGTCATGACGTCCGCGATGCGTGAGCTGAACGCGGAGTGCTGGGCCGCCGCCCGAGCCGCCCGGCCCGACGTCGTGGTGCATCACCCCAAGACGCTGACCGGACCGCACATCGCCGAGGCCCTGGGCGTCCCGGGAGTGCTGTCCCTGCCACTGCCGTTGTTCACACCGACCCGCGAGTACGCCGTGCCACTGTTCGGCAGTCCTCGCCTCGGCGCGTGGGGTAACCGCGCGTCGTACGCGTTCAACCGGATGAGCGGAATCATGTACAGCCGGATGAACAACGACTTCCGCCGCGATCTCGGCCTGAGGCCGGTACGGCGCCTGGCCGACCCCCTGCGCAACCGCGACGGCAGCCCCGTCCACGTCCTGTACCCGTACAGCCGCCACGTCCTCCCGGTCCCCGCGGACTATCCCGCGTCCGCGCACGTGACCGGCTACTGGTTCCTGGACCAGGAGAACGGGACCACCTGGGAGCCTCCGGCCCGACTGCGTCAGTTCCTGGAGGCGGGAGACCCGCCGGTCTACGTCGGTTTCGGCTCGATGGGGTTCGGCAAGGGCGCCGACGAGCGGCGCGACGTCGTGGTGCGCGCGCTGCGGCACCACGGCCTGCGCGGGATCGTGGCCACCGGATGGGGCGGCATCACGCCAGTCGACGCCGACGCCGACGACATCCTGACCATCGAGGGCGCGCCCCACGACTGGCTCTTCGACCGGGTCAGCGCGGTGGTCCACCACGGCGGGGCCGGCTCGACCGCTGCCGGCCTGCGGGCAGGCAGACCGACACTCGTCGTGCCCTTCCTCGGCGACCAGCCGTTCTGGGGCGCACGCGTGCACACGACAGGGGCCGGACCCGCACCGCTCCCTCCACGCCGGCTCGCACAGGGCCTGGCCGAACGCCTCGGCGACCTCGTGGGAACCGCCGCCTACGCGGAGCGCGCCGCCGAGATCGGAACCGGTATCCGGTCGGAGGACGGGCTCGGCCGGGCGGTGCGGGTCCTGGAGCAGGTCACCGGAACCACGGAAGTCCCCGAGGCCGGTCGATGA